The window CGCGATCATCTCGCTGCCGCTCCTCGTCGGTGCGTTCCTCGTCAAGAAGCCGGCCGACGCCCCCGCGGAACTGCCGCTCGCACACTGACGGCCCTCAGCGCCCTCGGGCTCGGTAGCCTGGCCTCGTGCAGACTACCGAGCCCGATCTCGTGCAGCAGCCCGTGCTCACCGACGCCCAATGGGAGCGGCTGACGTCCTACGGCGCGCCCGAAGACGTCGAGGTCGGCGAATACGCCTTTCGCTCCGGTGATCGCGCGTACGATCTCATCCTGGTCGACACCGCGCAGATCGATGTCGTACGTGATTCGCTGTGGTGGATCGGTGAGACGATCATTGCCTCGATGGGGGCGCGCACGTTCGTCGGCGAGCTGGGACTCCTCAACCACCAGGGAGCGTTCCTCTCCGCCCGGGTGACGCAGGCGGGCCGCATCCTGCGGGTCTCGGGCCCGTCGCTGCGGAAGCTCATGAGCGAGGACGACGAGCTCTGCGACATGTTGCTGCGCACCCTCTGGTACCGGCGCGAGTCGCTGCGCAAGGGCCCCGCCGCCCTCACGCTCAAGCTCGTCGGCGTCGAATCGTCGTCGGAGTTCCTCGCGCTCCGCCGCTTCGCCGAGCGCCTCGATCTCGTGCACTCCGCGGTCGAGGTCGACCTCGCCGACGAGACGTCGATGGCGAAGCACAAGTACTCCGAGGGCGACCTGCCCCTCGCCTACATCCAGGGCGAGCCTCTGCTGCGGGCGACGCCGGGCCTCGTCGCCGACAGGCTCGGCCTGAGCTACCAGGGCGAGGCGGACGAGATCGTCGACCTCGTCGTCATCGGCGGCGGACCCGCCGGTCTCGCGGCCGCCATCTACGGGGCCTCCGAGGGACTCAGCACCGTGCTGCTCGACTCCGTCGCGCCCGGAGGGCAGGCGGCGGCGACCTCCCGCATCGAGAACTTCCTCGGCTTCCCGTTCGGCGTGAGCGGCCGCGACCTCATCGGTCAGGCCTCGCTCCAGGCGCTGAAGTTCGGCGTCCGCGTGTACGCGCCGTGCGAGGCCGTCGACCTGCGCCCCGTCGACGAGGGCCTCGACATCACCCTCAGCGACGGGCGGATCGTGCACGCCCGCTCGGCGATCGTGACGTCGGGGGCCGCCTACCGCCGCCTCCCGCTGGATCGCTGGGACGACTTCGAGGGTGCCGGCATCTACTACGCCGCCACCCAGCTCGAGCTGCGCCACGTCACCGACGCGCCCGTCATCGTGGTCGGCGGGGCGAACTCGGCCGGCCAGGCCGCGCTCTTCCTGGCCTCGGGAGGGTGCCCGGTGCGTCTGGTGGTGCGAGGCCGAGACCTCAGGTCCCGCATGTCGACCTACCTCGTCGACCGGCTGCTCGAGGATGCACGGATCGACGTCGTGACGAGTGCGAACGTCACCGCACTCGACGGCGAGAGGCAGCTCGAGCGCGTGCGCATCGACGCCCTGGGCGAGGTCGACGCGCGAGGGCTGTTCTGCTTCATCGGCGCCGAGCCCGCCACGACGTGGCTCTCCTGTCTCGACCGCGACGGCGACGGGTTCCTGCGCACCGGCACCGACATCGCCGTGATGGACGTGGACTCGCCGTGGCGACGGCTCGGGCGGGAGCCGCTGCCGTTCGAGACGTCGATCCCGCGCGTGTTCGCCGCGGGCGACGTGCGCCGCGGGTCGATGAAGCGCGTGGCCGCGGCCGTGGGCGAGGGGTCGAGCGCCGTCGCGTCGGTGCACCGGGCGCTGGCCTCCTGACCCTCACTCCGGAAGGGGCACTCCCCCGGTCTGACAGGTCGGGCAGTACTGCGCCGCGCCTGTGGAGCCGGGCACATCATGCACGCTGCCTCCGCACACGGGGCAGGGCTCGCCGGTTCGCCCGTGCACGCGCATCGCGTCGACCTTCGCCGCTTTCTGCCGGGAGGGAACGATGCCGCGACGGGCCTCGGCCGCCTCGCGCAGCACGTCGACGACCGCACCGAAGAGCCGGTCTCGATCGTCGTCGCTCAGATCCACCGCGTGCGCGACGGGCGACAGCTTCGCGACGTGCAGGATCTCGTCGGAGTAGGCGCCCCCGATGCCGGCGATCGACTCCTGCTCCTGCAGCAGGGCGCGGATCTGTTGCGCCGCGAGCCGAGGGCCACATCGAACTGGGCGCGGGAGTAGGCGGGATCGAGGGGATCCGGACCGAGCTTGGCGATCGAGGCGACGTCGCGCACGTCGTCGACGACCGAGAGCCCGAGCGACAGGAACGACCCCGCGTCGGTGACCGTGAGGGACGATCCGCTGTCGAACTCCACACGCGCGAGGACCGGCGCATCCATCTGCTCGTCGAGGAGTGCCCACCCCGCGCGGCCGAAGCTGATCACCAGCCCGGC is drawn from Microbacterium hatanonis and contains these coding sequences:
- a CDS encoding cyclic nucleotide-binding domain-containing thioredoxin-disulfide reductase gives rise to the protein MQTTEPDLVQQPVLTDAQWERLTSYGAPEDVEVGEYAFRSGDRAYDLILVDTAQIDVVRDSLWWIGETIIASMGARTFVGELGLLNHQGAFLSARVTQAGRILRVSGPSLRKLMSEDDELCDMLLRTLWYRRESLRKGPAALTLKLVGVESSSEFLALRRFAERLDLVHSAVEVDLADETSMAKHKYSEGDLPLAYIQGEPLLRATPGLVADRLGLSYQGEADEIVDLVVIGGGPAGLAAAIYGASEGLSTVLLDSVAPGGQAAATSRIENFLGFPFGVSGRDLIGQASLQALKFGVRVYAPCEAVDLRPVDEGLDITLSDGRIVHARSAIVTSGAAYRRLPLDRWDDFEGAGIYYAATQLELRHVTDAPVIVVGGANSAGQAALFLASGGCPVRLVVRGRDLRSRMSTYLVDRLLEDARIDVVTSANVTALDGERQLERVRIDALGEVDARGLFCFIGAEPATTWLSCLDRDGDGFLRTGTDIAVMDVDSPWRRLGREPLPFETSIPRVFAAGDVRRGSMKRVAAAVGEGSSAVASVHRALAS
- a CDS encoding DNA-formamidopyrimidine glycosylase family protein; amino-acid sequence: MPESPEVQALAEFLDQHLVAQRIVGVDLEEFRALKTRARPLDELIGATVSGVRRFGKHLEIATDGAGLVISFGRAGWALLDEQMDAPVLARVEFDSGSSLTVTDAGSFLSLGLSVVDDVRDVASIAKLGPDPLDPAYSRAQFDVALGSRRNRSAPCCRSRSRSPASGAPTPTRSCTSRSCRPSRTRWI